Part of the Amia ocellicauda isolate fAmiCal2 chromosome 18, fAmiCal2.hap1, whole genome shotgun sequence genome, CTCCAGTTCCATCACAGGTCTCTATTCCCAGGACTACATTTATGATTTgtggaagaagaaagaaagaggaaaaaaaaaaatcaatatgagGCGCCCCGTATCATTTGTTGAAAATATCCAGCAGTATGAAGAAGCTCTTCCCAGCAAACAAAATAATAGAAGAACAAATACGATCATCACACAGGGGGAAATTATATTCTGCGGTTTCTGTTTGCCATTCAATATCATACCTGTCTGAGCAGTATAGAGTCTGAAACCATTATCTGgacattttccatttaaattcTCCATTTGATTATATACTTGTAAGAATAACTGTGGCTTTTAGAggtttagaaaataaaatcggATCTAATTCAGTATTATGAAGTGAAAAGGGACATATCTTTTTGGGCTTAAGGTAGTCTCTGTGGCAATCAAATTTAATTTATGCAGGTCGGTTACTAAAAAAGTTAAACCACTTTCTGAAAGACCAGGGGTGTTTGTTGTTAAGACAATATAATTTTGCATGTTGGGTTTATCTTTTGAAgggcataaaaataaaaagtcagttCCACATTGCTTGTCGGGGAGCTGATAGCATTACATAAGAGCGAGCTACACCCATGATCCCTGCTCTGTGATTTTCTGTGTACTGTAGATAAAGCCAGAACAGGACGCTCTTGGTTTTCTAGGAAAGAAGCGATGCCGTTCAGCTGGTTAGTCCCCCTGTGACTCCAGTGTGAAAAGTTAACGAGGCTTCCCAGTCATATGTTGCCTAAAGTATAGAAACGTCTAATTTCCCGGTATTTTCTATTTCTGTACCTCCTGTGGAGTATATCATAAAGTTCAAACATTTAAAGGGGCTCAGCATTGCTCACATCAAAAATTGTTTAGATCATTTTGTTTCATGTCATATGAGTCAGAAGGCCACAGTATATGACCAAATGCATGTTCTCTCTTGTTGGCAACTGAGATGAAGAGAGTCCTGTGGCTGACATGAAGGTTGTTGACATGTAGCAGTGACTGATTAATAAAATCTCTAGCAAAAGAAAAAGGACTATTAAGCTTCATGTAGACGTACAAGCCTAGCCCCACTGTGGAGAGCAATGTACTGTGATAATGTATCACAACTGAGGATCTGAAAAAGTATTTACAACTGTAAATTGTGCCAAACAACAGTATTGTGCCTAGCATGAACAGGCTAGCAGTTAGTTATATTGAGTTGTTGGAAGGGGATTACAGCCAACACAGACCCAGATCAAAGAATCGGTCAGACAATAGGAAGCGAGTAAGTTTTTGATTGTAATGTCATGGCATCCTTAATTTCCCCAGGTGCTACTCTTCCCTCTTTATCCAAGCGATTCTGCTTTTAAATAACTGATGCACAATCTATGCTGTTCTTACTTCTGGGTAGTTTGTCGGTGTTATAAATGTTtgcttattaataatatatgatcTAACTAGCTATTTGGTCAGGTGTAGCCTGTGTGGTTGTCTTGCGTCCATTTCACTGGAGCTTTGTGTTACAGGTCATGGTGGATAACCAGTTGGCTTCCGTCATGGAACCCAACATCTCTATCACAGTTAAAAAATGCAGAGGAGAAGATGCTACagtgtaagtttttttttttttagttttgtgagGTGGTGgcaatattttttctctttatgtAAATTACCAAATGAAAATTATGTATAACTGCAATTTGAACAGTGAGCCGCATGTCAAATTCTGTATCTGTTCTTCATGCATAAGAGGATATGCAAGGAATATGCAAAAAAAAGACCAGAAGGACAAGGTTGTGCAGTGTTCTCGCACACACATGATGCACTCCTGTGTGAGGATGTTGACTCGTCAGatataattatgaattaaatcAACAAACATAGTGTACCACTCAGAAAGCACCAGTGTTACAGAGAAGCTGTTAAAACATCTGGCACCAcatcatttcatttatttatttatttatttatttatttatttaataagttACCCTTtccttatttttaatatttaataattcattcattttccaGCAATTACAGCAACGTTTTCCAAGCAGAATATTCCGATATCCAATGGAAACATGATATGGACGCTTTCCTTTAAGAGCAACACTGCCAGTAAGATCCCCCTGGTTCTGATCCATGGCTTCGGTGGAGGAGTAGCAATGTGGGCGCTCAACCTGGAAGCCCTGTCCCAGCAACGAACTGTATACGCGTTTGACCTGCTGGGGTTCGGGAGGAGCAGTCGGCCCCAATTCAGCAGCGAAGCGGAGAAGGTGGAAAACCAGTTTGTGGAATCAATAGAAGAGTGGAGGGTAAAAGTGGGCGTGGAGACCATGATTTTGCTGGGACACAATCTGGGTGGTTATTTGGCAGCTGCTTATACACTCAGATACCCATCAAGGTTAGTATATTCCTGTGCAATTCACATGAACCCGAAACAATCGACAGTTTTTATTAATCAGTGCTATAGGACTACAGCTGCTCTTGCTGCTAAAATATTCCCTATTTTCATATTTGATAGTCTGTGCCACGAAAAAAAGGTTTCATTTAATCAGTTTGCTATATATtgtgacaaaatacaaatatattgtcATAAATTAGCTGCTGAGTTACCAGTTTCTAGCACTGTTGTATAACactgtttattctgttttaatGGGTTCAAAATCAAGCGTTCAAAAGATCAGAACATTCAGATTTCTCATGCCACAGTATTATTTAAGGTACTAGATGTGAACTGTGTCTCCTCTTCCAATGCTCCTTGTGGCTGAGACTGAAAGAAGCCATTCATTGAAGGCCACTGCTGACATCAGAGTGATCAAAGATAAGAGGCTTTTCTTGGCATAAGAGAGAGTTTCTATCTCCATAAGAACAACCTTCTGAAAACTGGGTGATTGCATTGTAATCAATTTCCTGCTACTGTATTCATGGAGTCTTATCTTATCAGAGCGTTTCACTTGTCTATTTCTTGTGAAAACATGCTTCTTTCTTCATCCGTGTTCATAAATCAAAGTTTTGGATGAGCAGATCGCCGGGGCGGGATCAGTAATAGGTGAATGTGATGGCCTGCTCTCTCTTTTGAGATTGTGTCGCTCTGGATTGGATCTCTGGTGGGTTGTTTTAACTGGGTGTGAACTCCAGATACATTGGCTTCCATTACAGAAGTGAAATCTATCAGTTTCCTGTAGCTGCCTGAACCCACTGGTTCCTTACAAGAGTGTGAACTAGGTTAGAAGAGCTTGAATGCCAAGATGGATAAGTGAATGATTAGACATTTGGAAGGTGGACAATGTGTTACCCTTTTTCACGATTAAGTTGTTTTCTCCTTAGCATTTTTAGGAGTTGTGTAAGGGGGATTGAATATTGATATATTGTGTGGttacaaataaaagtaaaattgtGCACTGTATGAAACAAAAGTCTACCAGCATTCCAAGCATCTTATGATTTAACTGTGCTGTGGTGCCTCCCGTTTAAACGTCAATGTTTCAGAAGAGGAGTAATTATCTGTCCACAAAACACTTGTAATTAAATGAAGTTAAATTGGCCTTAAATCCTCCAGTCTTACAAAATTGATTACTTCTGCAATATCACTGCAATTAAGAAGCAGCTGGCTGTTCCAAGCAATTCTGCATTGCAAGTAGACCATAGCATACATGAAGACATCCTAATACCTAGACCTCCTGCACTTTCTCCTTACATGCACAGTTTGTATGGTGCTGAACTGAAAGGTCAGTAACGGGGgttgtattttaatttctccCAGGATTAAGCACCTTATCCTGGTGGAGCCGTGGGGTTTTCCCGAGAGACCCAACACCCCTGAGCAAGACAGGCCGATTCCCGGCTGGATCAAAGCACTGGGAGCAATGCTGAGCCCCTTCAACCCGCTGGCTGGGCTGCGGTTGGCTGGACCTTTAGGTAAAGATCGGCGTATAAAGATAATGTGTCTCAAGCTTCTTCACAGAGATGCGTGGTAATTACTTTTCAGGAGGTTGTTATTACTGTGTTGCTTTTCTGTGCATCGAAGGGAATTGTTTGGAATGTTATGCGTTTCCTAAACtggtcaatatatatatatatatattatagatgAATAGATATATTTGGTGATGTTTGCTGCCAAAAAGTTATTCAGATCTGTGATATCCATTTGTCAGATTGAATCTAGTCTGTGGAAGATCATTCTGTCGTAATTCTTCTCCACTCAGGACCTATACTGGTTCAGCGACTCAGACCAGACTTCAAAAGGAAATACGCCTCCTTATTTGATGACAACACCGTGACAGAATACATTTATCACTGCAATGTTCAGATACCCAGGTGAGTGTCTGCTTCATGTTGGTGCTGCAGTGACCCTCATGATGTTTCAGCAACAAGTAAGGGTGACCCTACTTCCTGTTCTTATTCTCGATTCTCATCCCAGAGAGGGTCGCCATCGACTCACTGTGCTTTATTTGATCTTATTTTCCAAAACCGCAAAGTAAATAGCAGAAAATGATCTGTTAACGTGACGACAGAAATATAAATACCAGTGAGCTCTTGCTTTATCTGATGTCCTTTGCTGTGCATGTTCTTATTAAACTGTGCTTCTTTACGCTCCTGATTGCGTCtgtattgttagcacttctaTCAGTACAAACTGAGGAACAAACTGTCTGCACTTTCTACAGGgtgtactaggatgtatgcatattgtattttgtgcctatgactgcactttgtaatgtttgttGTGTAAATACGTATGTTGCCATGGGTAAGAaataagtattaataataatatccttTGGTTTAATTCATGCATCTCTGCCCTGAAGTGGAATATcaagcttgtgtgtgtgttttaattctcCCCCCTCACTTTCGGTCTTTATGTGCTGgaaatgtatacatgtgtacATCCTGCTTATATGAGTGCCTTTCCCCCTTTTGCAGTGGAGAAACGGCTTTTAAGAATATGACCATTCCATATGGGTGGGCGAAGAGGCCAATGCTGCAGCGAGTGGCCCTGATTCAAGATGACATCCCCATTACGGTGATTTATGGGGCTCGCTCCTGTATAGATGGCAACTCTGGCAGTTCAGTCAAAGAAATAAGGCAGAACTCGCATGTGGAGACAATCGTAAGTTGTTGCCGATGTACATAGTCTGATAGAatgaacaaaccaaaaaacaaaatggtacATTACTGTCACGATATAGTAATAATGCTCATAATCATGAAGTAAACTGTCGCAGTCATGTCCATTTGACTTTGTTCGTGTAGCACAGATgtctgcagttctgcgcagatctgcagaatcccattGATCCCATTGGTGATCGGTGAGCCGCGCAGATCCACACACAACTGAGGATATCTGTGCCTGGTTACAATTATGAAGTCATGATTGAAGATTGTGATTATgccacattttattaaaaggaAGTGtctaattttaaattataatagtTTTGTAGATTGTTTGAATGTTCTTACTTATTTTTTGACACAACTGGCTAGTGTGAATGTATGCCTTTTCATCAGTAGTTGGATGTACACTACCgctcaaaagtttggggtcacttcaaaattgcttttcaaaagaaaaggcccattatcagcaaccatcagtcctgtgttccaagggcacgttgtgtttgctaatccaagtttatcattttaaaaggctaattgattaTTAGAAAAcctttttgcaattatgttagcacagctgaaaactgttgtgctgattaaagaagcaataaaactggccttctttagactagttgagtatctggagcattagcaattgtgggttcgattacagacTCAAATTGGctagaaacaaagaactttcttctgaaactcatcagtctattcttgttctgagaaatgaaccCTATTCCATgcaagaaattgccaagaaactgaagatctcgtacaacgctgtgtactactcccttcacagaacagcgcaaactggctctaaccagaatagaaagaggagtgtgaggccccggtgcacaactgagcaagaggacaaacacattagagtgtctagtttgagaaacagacgcctcacaggtcctcaactggcagcttcattaaatagtacctgcaaaacaccagtctcaacgtcaacagtgaagaggcgactccgggatgctggccttctaggcagagttgcaaagaaaaagccatatctcagactgaccaataaaaacaaaagatgaagatgggcaaaagaacagacactggacagaggaagattggaaaaaagtgttatggacagacgaatctgagtttgaggtgttcggatcacagagaagaacattcgtgagacgcagaccaaatgaaaagatgctggaggagtgtttgacgccatctgtcaagcatggtggaggcaatgtgatggtctgggggtgctttggtggtggtaaagtgggagatttgttcagggtaaaagggatcttgaagaaggaaggttatcactccattttgcaatgccatgtCATACCCTCTGGATgccgcttgattggagccagtttcctcctacaacaggacaatgactcaaagcacagctccaaactatgcaataactatttagggaagaagcagtc contains:
- the abhd5a gene encoding 1-acylglycerol-3-phosphate O-acyltransferase ABHD5 isoform X1 yields the protein MAEETVATERGAVHRIVMILGIHVLYHKFLRFLDSTSRSWWITSWLPSWNPTSLSQLKNAEEKMLQSITATFSKQNIPISNGNMIWTLSFKSNTASKIPLVLIHGFGGGVAMWALNLEALSQQRTVYAFDLLGFGRSSRPQFSSEAEKVENQFVESIEEWRVKVGVETMILLGHNLGGYLAAAYTLRYPSRIKHLILVEPWGFPERPNTPEQDRPIPGWIKALGAMLSPFNPLAGLRLAGPLGPILVQRLRPDFKRKYASLFDDNTVTEYIYHCNVQIPSGETAFKNMTIPYGWAKRPMLQRVALIQDDIPITVIYGARSCIDGNSGSSVKEIRQNSHVETIAIRGAGHYVYADQPEDFNQRVLQICSNVE
- the abhd5a gene encoding 1-acylglycerol-3-phosphate O-acyltransferase ABHD5 isoform X4 — encoded protein: MAEETVATERGSWWITSWLPSWNPTSLSQLKNAEEKMLQSITATFSKQNIPISNGNMIWTLSFKSNTASKIPLVLIHGFGGGVAMWALNLEALSQQRTVYAFDLLGFGRSSRPQFSSEAEKVENQFVESIEEWRVKVGVETMILLGHNLGGYLAAAYTLRYPSRIKHLILVEPWGFPERPNTPEQDRPIPGWIKALGAMLSPFNPLAGLRLAGPLGPILVQRLRPDFKRKYASLFDDNTVTEYIYHCNVQIPSGETAFKNMTIPYGWAKRPMLQRVALIQDDIPITVIYGARSCIDGNSGSSVKEIRQNSHVETIAIRGAGHYVYADQPEDFNQRVLQICSNVE
- the abhd5a gene encoding 1-acylglycerol-3-phosphate O-acyltransferase ABHD5 isoform X2, whose amino-acid sequence is MDTRRETAEKAVHRIVMILGIHVLYHKFLRFLDSTSRSWWITSWLPSWNPTSLSQLKNAEEKMLQSITATFSKQNIPISNGNMIWTLSFKSNTASKIPLVLIHGFGGGVAMWALNLEALSQQRTVYAFDLLGFGRSSRPQFSSEAEKVENQFVESIEEWRVKVGVETMILLGHNLGGYLAAAYTLRYPSRIKHLILVEPWGFPERPNTPEQDRPIPGWIKALGAMLSPFNPLAGLRLAGPLGPILVQRLRPDFKRKYASLFDDNTVTEYIYHCNVQIPSGETAFKNMTIPYGWAKRPMLQRVALIQDDIPITVIYGARSCIDGNSGSSVKEIRQNSHVETIAIRGAGHYVYADQPEDFNQRVLQICSNVE
- the abhd5a gene encoding 1-acylglycerol-3-phosphate O-acyltransferase ABHD5 isoform X3, producing MRAVHRIVMILGIHVLYHKFLRFLDSTSRSWWITSWLPSWNPTSLSQLKNAEEKMLQSITATFSKQNIPISNGNMIWTLSFKSNTASKIPLVLIHGFGGGVAMWALNLEALSQQRTVYAFDLLGFGRSSRPQFSSEAEKVENQFVESIEEWRVKVGVETMILLGHNLGGYLAAAYTLRYPSRIKHLILVEPWGFPERPNTPEQDRPIPGWIKALGAMLSPFNPLAGLRLAGPLGPILVQRLRPDFKRKYASLFDDNTVTEYIYHCNVQIPSGETAFKNMTIPYGWAKRPMLQRVALIQDDIPITVIYGARSCIDGNSGSSVKEIRQNSHVETIAIRGAGHYVYADQPEDFNQRVLQICSNVE